The Bacteroidota bacterium DNA segment AAGAACGATAACCGCGTTTTAATGCTTCGTCCTTCCATGTCGCCATACGCGGATCGTTTTCAATATCATCGCATACAAAATGTTTTCCTTCTCTAATTGCGGTTCCGGTTGGACCCTGTCCTTCGGGCACATCGCTGATAGAAATCTTTTTAATCGTTGAGAGATAGCCATCTTCAACTCCAGAATGAACAACCGGATTCACAAGTAGTGTTCTTTCATCTACTAAACCGATCCATGCCATCTGGAATTTTCCGGAATCAATTGCGATGCGGCATGCTTCCCGGAAAAGCTCATCCTTGTTGCGCGTTTGGACAATCATCTGGTTTATTTGACTAATCACGGCATAAACTCGGTTTGCTTTGATAATTTTTTCTTCCGCCTGCTTGCGCTCGGTAATGTCCTGGAAAGTACCAAAAAGCCGCACACATTTCCCGTCTCGGGACTCTGCTTCTCCTTGAGCACAAACCCAGATGTGTTTACCCGTCGCTGTAATGAACGGAAGTTCCAGGTTCCATGGAGTGCCTTCCTGAATGCAGCGATTTATTGATTCGGTGATAATCGGTCGGGCTTCAGGCGCATAAAAATTGATGGCGCCTTTAAGATCGGGTTTAACGGAAGGATCGACTTCGTGAATTCTATAAGTCTGTAACGACCATATTGGTGTCATCGTTTGCAGATCAAGTTCCCAGTTACCAAGTTTTGCAATACGCTGGGCTTCTTGTAGTCTTGCTTCATTTTCTTTAAGAAGTTTTTGTCGCTGGCGTTCATCCGTCTCGTCCTGAAATGTTATTACAACACCGGTTGAGGAACCATCTACATCAAATATTGGTGCGCCGGTATCCGTTACGGGTATCTCTTTTCCGCTTTTAGTAATTAGAATTGTATGATTAGCAAGCTCTTTTACTATACCGTGTTTTATTACCTTCTCGAGGATATTATTTTCTTTCTGACCGGTATCTTCATTCTTAACGGAATAAATTTCCGAGAGTGATCTTCCTCTTGCTTCTCTAAGATTCCAGCCGGTTAATTCTTCAGCTCTCATATTTAAATATTGTATTGTACCTTTTATATCTGTTGTAATTACCCCATCGCCCAAGCTATCCATTGTTACCTTGAATCTTTCTTGATTCTGCCATAGTTCTTTTTCTTTGTTGTATAATTCCATGAAGATATTTTTTTGCCGTGATTTGTAAATAAAAGCAAGCCCAATTCCGCAAATAATTATCAGAAAAATTGAGAAGCCTGAAATAATGCCTGCTGATAGATAGAGATCGGCGTAGATCTCACTTTTGTCAACCTTTGAAAGCATAATCCAGTTATTAGCTGGGATTACTCTAATATCGGAAAGGACTTCAACACCCCGGTAATCAACTCCTTCAAAAAGTCCGGTACGGCCAAATGCCGCTTGCACGGAGGGGACTTCAGTTCGCGTTAAAGGGATTCTTAATCTTAATGCCGTGTTTTTGCGGTGACGCAGTTCATTAAGAAAAAGAACGCTGTCTTTTTCTACTCTAAGAATAGCAGTCTCCGAGCTTTGGCTTGGCGTGGGCCAGGTTTGTATCAACGGATACAAATAATTATTCGGGTCTCTGCGGAATAACAGAATTGCAATTGTATTCTTTCCGCCGTTAGTAATGGGAGCTAAAATGTCATAGTAGATTGTGTTTTCTGTTGGGTAACAGTAAAAATCGGTAAAAACAATTTCTCCTTTTTCAGATGCTTCAATTATTTTTTGTTTTGTTAATGTATGAAATTCTTCTAATTCAGTTTTTACAGATAAGAGCAGACTACCATTTGGGGCAACAAGAAAAATGTTTTCGTATTCATGCTCCTTTACAATGAGTCGAAGAGGTTCTATAATATCTTGTTTTAGCTGAACATTGCCGGTATCTTTCAGCCACTGGTTTATTCCTCTTACAAAGAAAGCTGATTGAGTAGTTGATATCACATCAGCATGCCTAGCTTTCAGCCATTCTTCAATTTGGCTCACTTTAAGGTCGGCAATTGCTTTTAGCTCGTTGTATTTTTGCTGACGTATAGAGCTTTCTTGGTGCTTGTAAAATAAATAACCGGATACGATGATAATCAAACTAAGCGCCGTTATTAAAACGATAACGTGCGACTTGTTGGCAAGTGGGGAATTTTGTGTTTTCATGCTATGCGCTTCCCTTTTTTATTCATTTTTTATTTTTATTTAAAAAATCCTCGTAAAATGTCTTTGCACATTCCGGGCAGATACCGTGCGAAAATTGAGCATCTGAATGCTCGATTATATATTTTTCTAATTGATTCCAATATCCCTTGTCATCGCGTATTTTCTTGCAAGTAGCACAAATAGGTATTAAACCGCTTATTGTTTTAATGTTGTCCAATGCCTGCTGCAATTCCCCGATGATTTTTTCTCTCTCGGCTTCCGCCTGTTTTCTATCGGTGACGTCGCGAACGATAGCTTGCAGATAACTGATACCATCAAGTTCGATTTTGTTTAAACTCACCTCAGCATCGAAGGGTGAGCAGTCAAGGTGGCAATGTTTCCATTCAAAAAACTGAGGTTCATCGTTTAATGCAGCACGAATTTTTTCTATTGCCTTTTCAGCCGATAAACGCCCATCGGGTTGTTGTATT contains these protein-coding regions:
- a CDS encoding PAS domain S-box protein, which translates into the protein MKTQNSPLANKSHVIVLITALSLIIIVSGYLFYKHQESSIRQQKYNELKAIADLKVSQIEEWLKARHADVISTTQSAFFVRGINQWLKDTGNVQLKQDIIEPLRLIVKEHEYENIFLVAPNGSLLLSVKTELEEFHTLTKQKIIEASEKGEIVFTDFYCYPTENTIYYDILAPITNGGKNTIAILLFRRDPNNYLYPLIQTWPTPSQSSETAILRVEKDSVLFLNELRHRKNTALRLRIPLTRTEVPSVQAAFGRTGLFEGVDYRGVEVLSDIRVIPANNWIMLSKVDKSEIYADLYLSAGIISGFSIFLIIICGIGLAFIYKSRQKNIFMELYNKEKELWQNQERFKVTMDSLGDGVITTDIKGTIQYLNMRAEELTGWNLREARGRSLSEIYSVKNEDTGQKENNILEKVIKHGIVKELANHTILITKSGKEIPVTDTGAPIFDVDGSSTGVVITFQDETDERQRQKLLKENEARLQEAQRIAKLGNWELDLQTMTPIWSLQTYRIHEVDPSVKPDLKGAINFYAPEARPIITESINRCIQEGTPWNLELPFITATGKHIWVCAQGEAESRDGKCVRLFGTFQDITERKQAEEKIIKANRVYAVISQINQMIVQTRNKDELFREACRIAIDSGKFQMAWIGLVDERTLLVNPVVHSGVEDGYLSTIKKISISDVPEGQGPTGTAIREGKHFVCDDIENDPRMATWKDEALKRGYRSSIAMPIKLFGKVIGAFSLYAPVSHFFDQEEIVLLDEVTNDISFALETIETEKRRIEGEEALRKSEERFRLISENVADLIAVLDLEGRRVYNSPMYKNIIGDPNELRGTDSFQEIHPYDRDRIKAIFQETVRTGIGQRAEYRFMKKDGTIFHIESQGSVIRDKDGKITNVVVVSRDVTEKKLLEQQFMRMQRMESIGTLAGGVAHDLNNVLAPILLSIEILKRSILDERSQKIFETLEASTRRGSEIVKQILGFARGVEGERTLLQLRHIIEDTISIIKETFPKSISIRHEIPKNIWTILGDSTQLHQVIMNLCINARDAMPNGGIVKIFAENKIIDEQYARMHIEAIPGHYMMISIEDTGTGMPPDVVDHIFEPFFTTKERGKGTGLGLSTVHTIVKSHNGFINVYSEVGKGTTFKIYIPAAETEQVKASGFEIKDLLSGNGELILVVDDEASICEITKQTLETFGYRAITACDGTEALAIYASQGKDIALVITDMTMPIMDGARTIHALRKMNPSVKIIASSGLTGNGHVVTDKELGVNTFITKPYTAEKLLEVVHLVLHKK